One Theropithecus gelada isolate Dixy chromosome 18, Tgel_1.0, whole genome shotgun sequence DNA segment encodes these proteins:
- the ELOA2 gene encoding elongin-A2 isoform X2, whose translation MAAGSITLHAVEKLQVYLTTKTDPKKLEKYLQKLSALPMTADILAETGIRKTVKRLRKHQHVGDFARDLAARWKKLVLVDPNTRPDAQDPEESASRKRYGEALQDQEKAWGFPEKERVPRSPPDSPEHRRTAHRTPPGLQRPHRRSPSRKHRAQRKRPRRAPADSGPHRAPPLHTAPLPTSEGPEPAVPGKQPGRGHAHAAQGGPLLGQGCQGQPQGEVLVSHSKGHKSDRPSSAKKLPPFKESQSERLQAAGADSAGLKTVPSHAFSELWDPSEAWMQANYHSLLDSDSMTSQAKPEALTAPTFQEETAFTGGRVNAKMQVYSGSRPACQPQVLTLRQQCIRVLRNNPDTLSDVEGIPYSYLEPVLEGWTPDQLYRREKYNHALAGDTDELWRIHCLQDFQEGKPQEQESWRELCLRLQDTREQRLRVLTANIQSARENNPNSGEAKMIYFNSVAKTPYDASRRQDKSAGAAEPENGELKLAPKPAVSSHVPSSRGSDSGGRDSSSSNVLHQLPEKRANPCLSSSNERATPAAKTRKQAAKKVAPLMAKAIRDYKKRFSRR comes from the exons ATGGCAGCAGGATCCATTACGCTGCACGCAGTGGAGAAGCTGCAGGTGTATCTGACCACTAAGACGGACCCGAAAAAGCTAGAGAAATATTTGCAGAAACTCTCCGCCTTGCCCATGACGGCAGACATCCTGGCAGAGACTGGAATCAGAAAGACGGTGAAGCGCCTGCGGAAGCACCAGCACGTGGGCGACTTTGCCAGAGACTTAGCGGCCCGGTGGAAGAAGCTGGTGCTTGTGGACCCAAACACCCGGCCGGATGCACAGGACCCCGAGGAGAGCGCTTCCCGAAAGCGCTATGGGGAGGCTCTTCAGGACCAGGAAAAGGCCTGGGGCTTCCCAGAGAAGGAGAGGGTCCCCAGGAGCCCACCTGACAGTCCTGAGCACAGACGGACAGCACACAGAACACCTCCGGGGCTCCAGAGACCTCACCGAAGGTCTCCCAGTCGCAAGCACAGAGCCCAGAGAAAGCGTCCCAGAAGGGCCCCAGCTGATTCAGGCCCCCATCGGGCCCCTCCATTGCACACCGCTCCCCTCCCGACGTCCGAGGGCCCTGAGCCCGCTGTGCCCGGGAAGCAACCCGGAAGAGGCCACGCTCACGCCGCTCAGGGCGGGCCTCTGCTGGGTCAGGGCTGCCAGGGCCAACCCCAGGGGGAAGTGCTTGTAAGCCACAGCAAGGGACACAAATC GGACAGGCCGTCCTCAG CTAAGAAATTGCCTCCTTTCAAGGAAAGCCAGTCAGAGAGGCTGCAGGCAGCCGGTGCTGATTCTGCAGGGCTGAAAACGGTGCCCAGCCATGCCTTCTCAGAGCTCTGGGACCCCTCAGAGGCCTGGATGCAGGCCAACTACCATTCGCTATTGGATTCTGACTCCATGACCTCCCAGGCAAAGCCAGAAGCACTCACTGCACCAACCTTCCAGGAGGAAACTGCTTTCACTGGAGGCAGAGTGAATGCTAAGATGCAGGTGTACTCGGGCTCCAGGCCTGCCTGTCAACCCCAGGTGCTGACACTGCGCCAGCAGTGCATCCGGGTCCTTAGAAACAATCCCGACACCCTCAGCGATGTGGAAGGGATCCCCTACTCGTATCTTGAACCCGTTCTGGAAGGGTGGACACCTGATCAGCTGTATCGCAGAGAGAAATACAATCACGCACTCGCTGGGGACACAGATGAATTATGGAGGATTCATTGTCTCCAGGACTTCCAGGAAGGAAAGCCACAGGAGCAAGAGTCTTGGCGGGAGCTGTGCCTGCGGCTTCAGGACACCCGAGAGCAGCGACTAAGAGTACTGACAGCAAATATCCAATCTGCACGTGAAAACAACCCCAACAGCGGAGAGGCAAAGATGATCTATTTCAACTCTGTGGCCAAGACGCCTTATGATGCTTCAAGGAGGCAAGATAAGTCTGCAGGAGCTGCTGAACCTGAAAATGGAGAGCTCAAGCTAGCCCCAAAGCCTGCGGTAAGCAGCCACGTTCCCTCCAGCAGGGGCAGTGACAGTGGTGGCagagacagcagcagcagcaatgtcCTTCACCAGCTCCCTGAGAAGAGGGCCAACCCCTGCCTAAGCAGCAGCAATGAGCGCGCGACGCCCGCGGCCAAAACCCGGAAACAGGCTGCCAAGAAAGTGGCCCCGCTGATGGCCAAGGCAATTCGAGACTACAAGAAAAGATTCTCCCGACGATGA
- the ELOA2 gene encoding elongin-A2 isoform X1: protein MAAGSITLHAVEKLQVYLTTKTDPKKLEKYLQKLSALPMTADILAETGIRKTVKRLRKHQHVGDFARDLAARWKKLVLVDPNTRPDAQDPEESASRKRYGEALQDQEKAWGFPEKERVPRSPPDSPEHRRTAHRTPPGLQRPHRRSPSRKHRAQRKRPRRAPADSGPHRAPPLHTAPLPTSEGPEPAVPGKQPGRGHAHAAQGGPLLGQGCQGQPQGEVLVSHSKGHKSSHQEKCPLCAQGDWHSPTLIREKSSWARLREETPRMPSRESARDRPSSGDAKNDKEGGRAGGSQPVPALVVAPDGHPNRPHHRHLNKKMPSLDGPYPGNGTHHLSSEEKEQLSNDQKTQEGKPPTAHVGRMSMSSLSEVEEVDMAEEFEQPTLSFEKYHTYDQLPKQRKKTGKSSTTALGDKQRKANDSKGTRVSWDSAKKLPPFKESQSERLQAAGADSAGLKTVPSHAFSELWDPSEAWMQANYHSLLDSDSMTSQAKPEALTAPTFQEETAFTGGRVNAKMQVYSGSRPACQPQVLTLRQQCIRVLRNNPDTLSDVEGIPYSYLEPVLEGWTPDQLYRREKYNHALAGDTDELWRIHCLQDFQEGKPQEQESWRELCLRLQDTREQRLRVLTANIQSARENNPNSGEAKMIYFNSVAKTPYDASRRQDKSAGAAEPENGELKLAPKPAVSSHVPSSRGSDSGGRDSSSSNVLHQLPEKRANPCLSSSNERATPAAKTRKQAAKKVAPLMAKAIRDYKKRFSRR from the coding sequence ATGGCAGCAGGATCCATTACGCTGCACGCAGTGGAGAAGCTGCAGGTGTATCTGACCACTAAGACGGACCCGAAAAAGCTAGAGAAATATTTGCAGAAACTCTCCGCCTTGCCCATGACGGCAGACATCCTGGCAGAGACTGGAATCAGAAAGACGGTGAAGCGCCTGCGGAAGCACCAGCACGTGGGCGACTTTGCCAGAGACTTAGCGGCCCGGTGGAAGAAGCTGGTGCTTGTGGACCCAAACACCCGGCCGGATGCACAGGACCCCGAGGAGAGCGCTTCCCGAAAGCGCTATGGGGAGGCTCTTCAGGACCAGGAAAAGGCCTGGGGCTTCCCAGAGAAGGAGAGGGTCCCCAGGAGCCCACCTGACAGTCCTGAGCACAGACGGACAGCACACAGAACACCTCCGGGGCTCCAGAGACCTCACCGAAGGTCTCCCAGTCGCAAGCACAGAGCCCAGAGAAAGCGTCCCAGAAGGGCCCCAGCTGATTCAGGCCCCCATCGGGCCCCTCCATTGCACACCGCTCCCCTCCCGACGTCCGAGGGCCCTGAGCCCGCTGTGCCCGGGAAGCAACCCGGAAGAGGCCACGCTCACGCCGCTCAGGGCGGGCCTCTGCTGGGTCAGGGCTGCCAGGGCCAACCCCAGGGGGAAGTGCTTGTAAGCCACAGCAAGGGACACAAATCGTCCCACCAGGAAAAATGCCCCTTGTGTGCCCAGGGCGATTGGCACTCCCCTACTTTGATCAGGGAGAAATCATCCTGGGCCCGCTTAAGAGAGGAAACCCCAAGGATGCCCTCCCGGGAAAGTGCCAGGGACAGGCCGTCCTCAGGTGACGCCAAGAATGACAAGGAAGGGGGACGAGCTGGCGGCAGCCAGCCTGTCCCCGCCTTGGTGGTGGCTCCAGACGGTCACCCAAATAGGCCTCATCACAGACACTTGAACAAGAAGATGCCCAGTCTAGATGGCCCGTACCCAGGAAATGGGACACACCACCTGTCCTCTGAGGAGAAAGAGCAGCTTTCCAACGACCAAAAGACTCAAGAGGGGAAGCCACCAACGGCTCATGTGGGCAGAATGTCCATGAGCTCCCTCTCTGAGGTGGAGGAGGTAGATATGGCTGAGGAATTCGAGCAGCCCACTCTGTCATTTGAAAAATACCACACTTACGACCAGTTGCCGAAGCAAAGGAAAAAGACTGGGAAATCTTCCACCACTGCACTTGGAGATAAACAAAGGAAAGCAAATGATTCCAAGGGCACTCGTGTGTCCTGGGATTCAGCTAAGAAATTGCCTCCTTTCAAGGAAAGCCAGTCAGAGAGGCTGCAGGCAGCCGGTGCTGATTCTGCAGGGCTGAAAACGGTGCCCAGCCATGCCTTCTCAGAGCTCTGGGACCCCTCAGAGGCCTGGATGCAGGCCAACTACCATTCGCTATTGGATTCTGACTCCATGACCTCCCAGGCAAAGCCAGAAGCACTCACTGCACCAACCTTCCAGGAGGAAACTGCTTTCACTGGAGGCAGAGTGAATGCTAAGATGCAGGTGTACTCGGGCTCCAGGCCTGCCTGTCAACCCCAGGTGCTGACACTGCGCCAGCAGTGCATCCGGGTCCTTAGAAACAATCCCGACACCCTCAGCGATGTGGAAGGGATCCCCTACTCGTATCTTGAACCCGTTCTGGAAGGGTGGACACCTGATCAGCTGTATCGCAGAGAGAAATACAATCACGCACTCGCTGGGGACACAGATGAATTATGGAGGATTCATTGTCTCCAGGACTTCCAGGAAGGAAAGCCACAGGAGCAAGAGTCTTGGCGGGAGCTGTGCCTGCGGCTTCAGGACACCCGAGAGCAGCGACTAAGAGTACTGACAGCAAATATCCAATCTGCACGTGAAAACAACCCCAACAGCGGAGAGGCAAAGATGATCTATTTCAACTCTGTGGCCAAGACGCCTTATGATGCTTCAAGGAGGCAAGATAAGTCTGCAGGAGCTGCTGAACCTGAAAATGGAGAGCTCAAGCTAGCCCCAAAGCCTGCGGTAAGCAGCCACGTTCCCTCCAGCAGGGGCAGTGACAGTGGTGGCagagacagcagcagcagcaatgtcCTTCACCAGCTCCCTGAGAAGAGGGCCAACCCCTGCCTAAGCAGCAGCAATGAGCGCGCGACGCCCGCGGCCAAAACCCGGAAACAGGCTGCCAAGAAAGTGGCCCCGCTGATGGCCAAGGCAATTCGAGACTACAAGAAAAGATTCTCCCGACGATGA